In Peromyscus eremicus chromosome 15, PerEre_H2_v1, whole genome shotgun sequence, a genomic segment contains:
- the Tor1aip2 gene encoding torsin-1A-interacting protein 2, with product MFSDNSHCPDCGQQWFPSLELGHWLYQTELVENECYQVFLDRINRADYCPECYPDNPANRSLVLPWSFPLEWAPQNLTRWTFEKACHPFLLGPPLVRKKIHDSRVAGFNPALQLILTRTDKTLNKKLGQSK from the coding sequence ATGTTCTCCGATAACTCCcactgccctgactgtgggcagcaGTGGTTCCCTAGTTTAGAACTAGGGCATTGGTTATACCAAACTGAACTTGTTGAGAATGAATGTTACCAAGTGTTCTTAGACCGTATTAACCGAGCTGATTATTGTCCTGAATGCTATCCTGACAATCCTGCTAATAGAAGCCTTGTTCTGCCTTGGTCTTTCCCACTTGAGTGGGCACCTCAAAATCTCACCAGGTGGACCTTTGAGAAAGCTTGCCACCCATTTCTTCTGGGTCCGCCACTGGTTAGAAAAAAGATACACGACTCCAGAGTAGCTGGTTTTAATCCTGCATTACAGTTGATCTTGACCAGAACAGACAAAACCTTAAACAAGAAACTTGGCCAAAGCAAGTGA